One segment of Panicum virgatum strain AP13 chromosome 3K, P.virgatum_v5, whole genome shotgun sequence DNA contains the following:
- the LOC120697785 gene encoding protein phosphatase 2C 51-like: MRETSAARGEGPVCKAVVGGDGDVDGKGAGVAASARRRRRCLELRRLGRTAAAAEDGLSAKKVRPGSERSSSDLSVEADHGAGWPACLSHGAVSVIGRRREMEDAFSVALSFLASPDAGAEGGGGGSDGEEDFFAVYDGHGGARVAEACRERLHVVLAEEVGLRRGVGSDARWKEAMVASFARVDGEVTGGLAPPPKVAADADPDPPYRTVGSTAVVAVVGQRRIVVANCGDSRAVLSRAGVAVPLSTDHKPDRPDELQRVEAAGGRVINWNGYRVLGVLATSRSIGDYYLKPYVSAEPEVMVVERTDQDELLILASDGLWDVVSNEVACKIARNVLSGRAASMFPDSVAGRTAADAAALLAELAMSRGSKDNISVVVVELQRLKRSGGGAA, from the exons ATGAGGGAGACCAGCGCCGCCAGGGGTGAGGGCCCCGTGTGCAAGGCTGTGGTCGGCGGGGATGGGGACGTGGACGGGAAGGGCGCAGGCGTGGCGGCGTCcgcccggcgacggcgccggtgCCTTGAGCTGAGGAGGCTCGGgcggaccgcggcggcggcggaggatggcTTGTCGGCGAAGAAGGTCCGGCCGGGGTCGGAAAGGTCGTCGTCCGACTTGTCCGTAGAGGCGGACCACGGGGCGGGCTGGCCGGCGTGCCTGTCGCACGGCGCGGTGTCGGTGatcggccggcggagggagaTGGAGGACGCCTTCTCCGTCGCGCTCTCGTTCCTGGCCTCGCCTGACGCGGgggccgagggcggcggcgggggctcggacggggaggaggactTCTTCGCGGTGTACGACGGCCACGGCGGGGCGCGGGTGGCGGAGGCGTGCCGGGAGCGGCTCCACGTCGTGCTCGCCGAGGAGGTGGGCCTGCGCCGCGGCGTCGGGAGCGACGCGCGCTGGAAGGAGGCTATGGTGGCCAGCTTCGCCCGGGTGGACGGTGAGGTCACCGGCGGCCTCGCGCCCCCGCCCAAGGTGGCCGCGGACGCCGACCCCGACCCGCCCTACCGAACCGTGGGGTCCACCGCCGTGGTGGCCGTCGTGGGGCAGCGCCGCATCGTCGTCGCCAACTGCGGCGACTCGCGCGCCGTGCTCTCCCGCGCCGGCGTCGCGGTGCCACTCTCCACTGATCACAAG CCAGATCGGCCGGATGAGTTGCAGAGGGTGGAAGCGGCCGGCGGGAGAGTCATCAACTGGAACGGGTACCGTGTCCTGGGAGTGCTTGCAACTTCTAGGTCCATTG GTGACTACTACCTGAAGCCGTACGTGAGTGCGGAGCCGGAGGTGATGGTGGTGGAGCGCACGGACCAGGACGAGCTCCTCATACTGGCCAGCGACGGGCTCTGGGACGTGGTGTCCAACGAGGTGGCGTGCAAGATCGCCCGGAACGTCCTCAGCGGGCGGGCGGCCTCCATGTTCCCCGACTCCGTCGCCGGgcgcaccgccgccgacgccgccgccctgctggcGGAGCTGGCCATGTCCCGCGGCAGCAAGGACAACATCAGCGTCGTCGTGGTCGAGCTGCAGCGACTgaagaggagcggcggcggcgcggcctga
- the LOC120697786 gene encoding uncharacterized protein LOC120697786 produces MLDPSTLHTEPKFIEMDNIIHLDEKWYNATKKNMTFYLHPDEDEPHRTVRNKNSIGKVMFLTAVAKPRYDNEGNCTFDGKIGIWAFIRKEPAKRRSGSRPRGTLITKTITVDRDTMRSYLIGKVLWAIKTHWPAEDAGRTIWIQQDNARTHVPVDDEDFARAAAQTGFDIRLINQPPNSPDMNVLDLGFFASLQSKTDTTTSRNLDELIANVENEFRNYDVNDLRNVFLTLQGCLIEVMKAGGENKYKIPHMNKERLEALGLLPRSLNCDRQLYESVMESLGT; encoded by the exons ATGCTAGATCCAAGTACATTGCATACGGAACCAAAGTTTATTGAAATGGACAACATCATCCACCTGGATGAGAAGTGGTACAATGCCACAAAAAAGAATATGACCTTTTACTTGCATCCAGATGAGGATGAGCCCCACAGGACTGTCCGCAACAAGAATAGCATTGGAAAGGTGATGTTCTTAACTGCAGTTGCTAAGCCTCGATATGACAATGAAGGTAATTGCACATTCGATGGCAAGATAGGCATCTGGGCTTTTATACGGAAG GAACCTGCTAAAAGGAGAAGTGGTAGCAGACCAAGAGGGACACTCATCACCAAGACAATAACGGTTGACAGGGATACTATGAGATCATACCTAATTGGTAAAGTCCTATGGGCCATCAAAACTCATTGGCCTGCAGAAGATGCGGGGAGAACGATTTGGATTCAACAGGATAATGCTAGAACTCATGTCCCAGTTGATGATGAAGACTTTGCAAGAGCAGCAGCCCAGACTGGTTTTGACATCCGCCTCATCAACCAACCTCCTAATTCCCCTGATATGAATGTCTTAGATCTAGGATTTTTTGCTTCTCTTCAGTCAAAGACAGATACAACGACCTCTAGAAATCTGGATGAATTGATTGCAAATGTCGAGAACGAATTTCGAAATTATGATGTAAATGATTTGAGAAATGTCTTCCTCACATTGCAAGGATGTTTGATTGAGGTGATGAAGGCTGGTGGAGAAAACAAATACAAGATACCTCACATGAACAAAGAAAGGCTAGAGGCC
- the LOC120697787 gene encoding uncharacterized protein LOC120697787, with translation MTVEPPDELQFPILGALPELNMGLPDEEELFQFHEAQFAQLVGSDITGGQNEGISSVHADDEQHQPNRDGWPILDLNAHPPDDEQQAVGEDIPDLNVQCRLLMMTTNQMEKPYQTSMCSLLILISNQMEILPLMLLMNKMILISIY, from the exons ATGACTGTGGAGCCACCAGATGAACTACAATTCCCAATCCTTGGAGCCTTACCAGAACTGAATATGGGGCTACCGGATGAGGAAGAACTCTTCCAATTCCATGAAGCACAGTTTGCACAACTTGTTGGAAGTGATATTACTGGAGGGCAAAATGAAGGAATCAGTTCAG TGCATGCTGATGATGAACAACATCAACCTAATCGAGATGGATGGCCCATACTAGACCTCAATGCACATCCTCCTGATGATGAGCAGCAAGCAGTTGGAGAGGACATACCTGACCTCAATGTGCAGTGCAGGCTACTTATGATGACCACCAACCAGATGGAGAAGCCATACCAGACCTCAATGTGCAGCCTGCTAATTTTGATCAGCAACCAGATGGAGATATTGCCTTTGATGTTATTGATGAACAAGATGATTTTGATCTCAATTTACTAG